The Salvelinus namaycush isolate Seneca chromosome 37, SaNama_1.0, whole genome shotgun sequence sequence gccatttcctggttttaTGAATAAACTCAAATATAGTCCACTGAGGGAGTGGTTAGCCCACTGTCAAAAGTCAATGTAAAATGTACAGTACAAAAGTCAAAGCTTTATTAGGGTGTTATTTCTCATGTTGACGTTGAATTAATTTAATTTTCAGATGACAACACTAATCAAATCACTTTGATGATATAGTTATAGACAATGACGTGTCCAACCATTACTTATTAGATGTTACTGTACCTCTCGCACAATGTATCATTCTTTTCATCACTGAAACCTGGTCCCGATGCCATATTCCTGAAAAAAGTAAGAAGCCCAACCACCGGAGCAAACACATGAAATTAACTACATTTCCAAATGTTGGATTTGTCAAATTCAGACATAGATATCTTCACTACTGGTCCAGTTAGCGATACGAACATCGGTTTCTGCGAGGATGTGATGTATCCCATATCCGTAGTCTGTAGGCTAACATCAACCACTACCAAAATATGCCGGCTGGTATATGTCAGAGAAACAGCGATTGAATATATGTAGATTACCTGTAGCAGGTAGATGATTCGCATATGCACGATGCTGCGTTAGATGCTCCCCGTTTCCTAAATATCTATCTGCAGTGTGTAAAGGGTTGCGtcaatcaaatctggtatcaggataaaatgtgattcagagtcaccgaatatactttaagagtttttatttaacataagcaataaatggtaaatgcaattttcgtatatacgggttcactgtatcaccacgcagggtaaagcagagaactgactgaaatagtacagacatcttcttttatactgtgacagaGATAGTCccaactttagagttggcctgtaattagaggcttagcgtggtttaaacttgctagcctatcggtggtgcccAGACTGGTGCCAGCCCCACAGCACTCAGGATTCAGATGTCCGGAATGGTGTTTGTGAAGATTGACCTGAGTTGTCGGTTTCTACACAttcctcagttcctgttttcttgttattcagaATTTCTCCTACACATTTCTCAACCTTGTGGTTTgcacagtcgacaccctagattaAATTAAGAACAGCTGTTCTGCAGTCACTctatgttttgtgattaacatgtcctatttctataaggcatatatttttgttaaaaagagaacaaaaccatccttcacaAATGTGGTAAATGTATAAGAGGCAGTAAATGAAAGCTGTGCTAAGGAACTTGTCACTGACGttgggttgtcactagttaccacagccacaaagtcaaaattgtgtACATcttaaaaattcatgaaaactaaAATTagtttttggtcttaatttaaatgTTAGGCATTAAAAGGTTAGCAGTGGTGTTTAGATTTAACATctgattttaagaagataaattgaagaaataggcggggtttagccataactatgactttgtggctgtggcaACTAGTGATGACCCTGCCATTGTCTGTATATGAAGGTGTCACTAGTGAGTACGTTTACATGCGCACTAATAATTCGATATTAAACGGATTATGGCAGTTGGCCGAGTACGGCAATAGTCAAGTAAACACTTTAATCTGTTTCTCTTAATCGTCGTAAAGTCAAAATAGAAGCATACACCGATTTGTTTTTTTAGCAATGTTTCGAATTATCATCACATCTAACCAGTTTAATCGGAGTATCTGGTCTGCGCATGTGCTAGCACCGGTAGCGCAACCCACCTCTTATGCGCGAGTGACTCTGGAATTATGCAATTTACAAATagttcacatacaaactttatgtCCCAACTCAGAGTCAAATAGACTTGGCAAAAATAACATGATCTCGGTGGTAGAACTTTTATTGGCAATTTTTGGAATTTATTGaagtcccatcaggtagcctgatttcagatgcgTCCATGCAAACATGTTTAGGAAAATCGTTCTTGCAAAACATGTAAACGTTTTaaaacaaactattatattaatctgactatacacAATAATcgtattgtgtgcatgtaactggACTCACTGTAGACGTAACTCATGAACATCAAAACGCCAGTAGGGAAGATGTTACACAGGATCTGTGCGCACCACTGGCGCAGTTTTCACACTAGTGAATGACCACTTGAATGGTTATTGTCTCTGGTTTCTCGTTTACGCAGTGTGACTAAAATTGCTGTTTTATTCTTACATGTAAACTGGATTACATGGCGAGGTTTCATTTTTACAGATTTTGATAATGCAAGGTTCGAATTTGAGGTATAGTCAGCATTTGAGCTGCTTTTGGTGTAAAATGACACTTCACAAGACAACATTTGTCatccaaatatatatttttttgtataagAGCAGAGAAATGTACAGGGCTATTAGGGCAGATCCCAGATCAGCTCATACGTCTTGGAGAAAGGAGAGGATGTGCACCATAGTACACTAAATTAAATAGGCTATCTTCACAATGTGCAACTTGAAAGTCAAaatcaatggggggggggggggggggggggacttatTTAACCTACTGCATCTCTGAAAATACATGGTTACACTTTGGCAGTCCCATACATTAGCATAGGAAAGTCCTCTCAGCCTTGTATCAACAAACAGCCAACATCTTGGAATGAAGCCCGCCATCATGACTAAGCCTCGATAGGCAAATAGCTTATAACAAAATAAGGATAACTCAAATAAATACACTTCAAAAACAAACAGCCACTCAATTTTCCCATTCCACACTACAACCACAACAGTCTCCGAACACAAGTTGCATAATAAAGTACCCCTTATGTGCACAGGCAAGTCAAGGCGGCGGGTTTCGCTAACTTTGTGCTAATTTAGACTGCCGTTATTCACGTTCATCAACTACTATAGAATAAACTGAGAAAATGTGCCCTACAGGGACGGCTTCTGTAtctgtatttattaaggatccccactAGCTGCTTCCTAATGTTGATGACAGAAACCCATTTTAATCACACTGAAATATTTACAGTATTTGTGGTTTTATTACTCATTAGGTGACATTAAAAGCACTCAGTTACATATTTTCTCAGTAACAGGACAACACGCTGAATGTATGATGATGGTTTCAGAGCAACATTTGATAGTACAGTACAATGCAGTGTTCAAAGTAGCTAAAGATGTGCAGAGAAGTCTTATCTTTAATATTCATAACTTGCTCGTTACCATAGCTACAGCATATAAAACTAAAATATACATACTGGTGAATTCAAACAAAACATTTCATCTTAAAGGCTTGGGGTTAAAAAAAGATCAAGGAGTTTAAAAAACAAACTGTGTATAATATATTTTCTAATGTTTCTACACAAAGCAACAACTTCTGGAACAAGTTACTTTACTTCACCCAGCATTGGTTTATTTGGTATAAAAACAGAGGTGGTGTCAAGTAAGAGGTGTGTTTGATGTTTCTCATGATTACTATACTAATTTGGTTACACTTAGCTACAATCCAGAAACAATAGACACGGTAGATATATATTGTCTTCTATACGGTCAATGATTGCTATTGAGAATGATTGCTATTGAGAATGATTGCTATTGAGAATGATTGCTATTGAGAATGATTGCTATTGAGAATGATTGCGAAAATACATAGTGAAAGCAGCCAGGCTATATGGAATGAAGGACAGTGCTGCCCTCGACTACACTTACaccgagtatacaaaacattaagaacacctgctctttccatgacagactgaccaggtgaatccagatgaaagcgatgatcccttattgatgtcacatgttaaatccacttcaatcagtgtagatgaagtggaggagacgggttaaagaaggatttttaaacattaagacaattgagacatggattgtctatgtgtgccattcagatggtgaatgggcaagacaaacgtgcctttgaacgggtcatggtagtaggtgcctggaGCACCGttgtttgtcaagaactgcaaagttgtggggggggggggggggggggggtaactcaatattaggaaagtgatCTTCATGTTTTGTATACAAGAGGCCTTTCATAATTCACATAACATCAGAATGCTAAAATGCAAGAGCCTAGCTTTTGCTAGAGGCTGAGGCTTGGAGCATCTTCTTGATCAGGTGACCGACCAGTATCTGAGGACGTTGTTGGTAGCTGTGGAGAACTTCATGAGAGCTGTTCAGCTGGTCACCTTTCTGACGGTCCAATAGCGTCGCACACACCACGGCCCCTtcagagggacacagagacagaggacagagattGATTATTTACTAGTCCTGAGTGCCAGTCTGCTACAGTATCATGCCAACTCCTCAAACATGAGACAGGGAGTTGGCATGACAACACAACTATTTATTTACCAGCAACACAATAGTGAACTTTGATCCTACCAAAAGGTTCAACATTAGGACCTTCAAGTGAATGAATATGATGTAAAACACATATATTTAATACATCTATTCAAATACATATGCATTTTTATTACATCTTTAACGCATACAAAGTCAAAGGTTTTGTTTCTTTATTTAAAAAAGCTTTATGTCTGTGAATAACACTGTTAATATGGCTTGTACAGTCATCATGGATAGCTACAACTACACCAGTGGTGTACCTTTCAGACCGCTGAGTTGACACATGGCAGCAAACACAGAAGACTCCATCTCGATGTTACGAACCCCAGACTCATAGGCCTTGGTCAGGTAGTCCTGCTTATCCTTCTCTGTGTAGGAGCAGAAGGCCCCATCCAGGCGCGCTTGTCCTGGACACACAAAAtaccagctagctacacacagTAACTCTAGTAGGGCACATCAATATAACCTGAGTGacagtctgtttgtgccatcatgccaaCTCACTCATTGTCAGGCCTAACATGTTGGGCTTTACAATGACAGCAATGGAGTTGACAGGAGCACAGATAGACCAGGTATCATGTTAACAcagcataattttttttttttaaagacagatTGGCAGACAACAAGCAGAAAAGTGAAGCAGCGTATAAAAACCGACACCTTCATAGAAATCCATTGTACACATAGTGTTTCCGATGACCGTCTCAAATTGACCCAGGTCCTTGCTACACTGGAGCAGCTCTTCAGCCAGACCTTGGTGCAGGTCCGTGCTGCGCACCACAGTATTCCCCAGGATGACCTGCTCCAGCCTGGGCAGGAAGGTGGCGTCTACTGACTGCTTGGTGACAACAACCGTGCCAGGCTCGAGgcctggagagagaaaggggaacaGAGTGGATGGACAATGTACAGCAAATATGGCTTGTTTtaggcctgtgtcccaaatggcaccctattcccactACTTTTGGGCCATATTTTtgggttcccgagtggcgcagcggtctaaggaactgcatctcaatgcaagaggcatcactgcagtccctggttcgaatccaggctgcatcatatctggctgtgattgggagtcccatagagccggggtaggccgtgattgtgaataagaattagctgacttgcctggttaaataaataaataaatatatagagaatagggtgccgtttgggatacATATTTAGATGAATCAAAGGactttaattgattgattgatttaaacACCCCATATTAGTGTTATTACTAGTTTGACTACAGTGGGATTCAGATGTGCTGTGGTTAATCAGAAAGGAATTCAATCATATCCAAAGCACTTGAGAAGTACAACCAGACAGAAAACGTCTAAATAAACTCTCTAGGCCTACCTAATCCACCGGAGGTCCCAATGCGAACGATGGTAACATCAGTGCAGCGAGCATGGTAGAGGAGCTTGATGAGCTCGTGTAACATGATGGCGATGGAGGGGATACCTATGCCATGCTgaaaaacaaagagagagagacacgtgatGTCATAGATGTACCACATTACACCaccacagtctcacgtcagacaGCGTGGCGACCTTGTCTGCACTAGTTCATGGCAACGCGGTTGCGTTAGAAGGACGACACTGATTAAGCCACTCAATTCAGACTGTTCAGCAGAACACACTGTTACACTAACATGTCCATTTATTTGACAAAGAAACCTTCTCTATTACTTTATATTACCTTTCAAACCCAGGACATCGATTACAATTCCACCCAAAGGTGCAACATCGTgagtgcgtcccaaatagcagcATATTACCTCGTGACGGCCTTTGTCCAGAGCCCTTGTCCAAAGTAGTGAGTACCATTTGAGACGCAATCCGTGTTAAACTTACTAACATCTAGTGACACTATAATAAACTACAAGTGATTGAAACCCGTGTTAAACCTACTAACATCTAGTGTCTCTATAATAAACTACAAGTGATTGAAACCCGTGTTAAACCTACTAACATCTAGTGACACTATAATAAACTACAAGTGATTGAAACCCGTGTTAAACCTACTAACATCTAGTGACACTATAATAAACTACAAGTGATTGAAACCCGTGTTAAACCTACTAACATCTAGTGACACTATAATAAACTACAAGTGATTGAAACCCGTGTTAAACCTACTAACATCTAGTGACTCTATAATAAACTACAAGTGATTGAAACCCGTGTTAAACCTACTAACATCTAGTGACACTATAATAAACTACAAGTGATTGAAACCCGTGTTAAACCTACTAACATCTAGTGACACTATAATAAACTACAAGTGGTTGAAACCTGTGTTAAACTTACTAACATCTAGTGACTCTATAATAAACTACAAGTGGTTGAAACCCGTGTTAAACCTACTAATATCTAGTGACACTATAATAAACTACAAGTGATTGAAACCCGTGTTAAACCTACTAACATCTAGTGACACTataattgtcacgtcctgaccatagttcttatgtgttttgcttgtttagtgttggtcaggacgtgagctgggtgggaattctatgttgtgtgtctagtttgtctgtttctgtgtccagcctaatatggttctcaatcagagacagctgtcaatcgttgtccctgattgagaatcatatataggtggcttgttttgtgttggggattgtgggtggttgtttcctgtctttgtgttttgtctgcaccagctaggactgtgacggttagtttgtttgttattttgtatagtgtctatgtctaagtttagtagcttgtgtattgcacttttgtttgtagcttcacggtcgtttgttgttttgtattagtttgtcagtatcttgtctttgtgttaattaaattcatggaaaattaccatgctgcacattggtcctccgatccttctctcctctcctcgtccgaggaggaggaagagctagactgccgttacagaaccacccaccaaactcggaccaagcagcgtgagtacgagcagcagcggcccactacacaggaatcctggacatgggaggaaattctggagggtaaaggacactgggctcacattggagaatatcgccgctctcgggaagagatggaggcagctaaagcccaggagcggtggtatgaggaggcagcacggaagcgtggctggaagcccgtgaagaaaccccaaacat is a genomic window containing:
- the LOC120031369 gene encoding uridine phosphorylase 1-like — encoded protein: MLHELIKLLYHARCTDVTIVRIGTSGGLGLEPGTVVVTKQSVDATFLPRLEQVILGNTVVRSTDLHQGLAEELLQCSKDLGQFETVIGNTMCTMDFYEGQARLDGAFCSYTEKDKQDYLTKAYESGVRNIEMESSVFAAMCQLSGLKGTPLV